A window of the Butyricimonas faecalis genome harbors these coding sequences:
- a CDS encoding vWA domain-containing protein has protein sequence MDYRRIEEIYDEQFIDRDWWGNFPTARNLLDRDLGTTDLLKLVPVCARIAFHVTGEIPKMVLSNRVPSLSMNPKHITLNLKLLRLGVSDETRVFVFFGYFVHELAHLVYTGQDVAGLSDGELRYTPMHYDMIHFIEDRRVESKLVKEFPGYHYYLYAARKLGLAMGLNAVEHYMGFYGGQSEDGVHRGMDGSEALYDYICSKILYPNLLDESNYMREVLSFPGNDGKVRQVNAILKSIKDYGELTYKEVVWYAGMLTDLFQEKEVCPDHFFLQEMKKAMKRIEDFKTDKQIKMAESVIRDLRKTLNQEPVFSTQLYVSPERSKLEWKGTLGVCDHIEEFEADVAEISDDLLNRAKELAAKIQLSLAMFSGKMDRARVIYEQDSGELDEDELYQSRYNRNIFFEEVMAPSAILEVVILLDLSGSMCTGEKIPTQIVISSALALAFNKYPNAVYYSIYGHRCGDEGIEIIRFHDRGEKLQLGKLFSQQALHANADGYAMLYCFDKFKSDAKNKLFFMISDGAPSATGYDGEDAREHVWEVVREGKKRGIEVLSVGIDNFEQADMYEEFIPYSGPEITTKISQWIRKKFMSIADDHSF, from the coding sequence ATGGATTATCGACGGATAGAAGAGATATATGACGAGCAGTTTATTGATCGGGATTGGTGGGGTAATTTCCCCACGGCCCGAAATTTACTGGATCGGGATCTGGGAACCACGGATTTGTTGAAATTGGTTCCAGTGTGCGCGAGGATCGCTTTTCATGTCACGGGGGAGATTCCCAAAATGGTACTTTCCAATCGGGTTCCTAGTTTGTCGATGAATCCCAAGCATATTACCCTAAATTTGAAATTGTTGCGGTTGGGGGTGTCGGATGAGACGAGGGTATTTGTTTTTTTCGGGTATTTCGTTCACGAGTTGGCGCATCTGGTTTACACGGGGCAAGATGTTGCGGGGTTGAGTGACGGAGAGTTGCGCTACACGCCGATGCACTATGATATGATTCATTTCATCGAAGATCGGCGGGTGGAGTCGAAGCTTGTAAAGGAGTTTCCCGGTTATCACTATTATTTGTACGCAGCTCGCAAGTTGGGGTTGGCCATGGGGTTGAATGCCGTGGAACATTACATGGGATTCTATGGCGGGCAGAGTGAAGATGGGGTACATCGGGGAATGGATGGTTCCGAGGCTTTGTATGATTACATCTGTTCTAAAATATTGTACCCGAATCTGCTGGATGAGAGTAATTATATGCGGGAAGTGTTGTCGTTTCCCGGTAATGACGGGAAGGTGCGGCAAGTGAATGCCATTTTGAAATCAATCAAGGATTACGGGGAGTTGACTTACAAGGAGGTTGTTTGGTACGCGGGAATGTTGACCGATTTGTTTCAGGAGAAGGAGGTATGTCCGGATCATTTCTTTTTGCAGGAGATGAAAAAGGCGATGAAGAGGATTGAGGATTTTAAGACGGATAAGCAGATTAAAATGGCAGAATCCGTTATTCGTGATTTGCGGAAAACATTGAATCAGGAGCCTGTCTTTTCGACCCAACTATACGTGAGTCCGGAGCGGTCGAAGCTGGAGTGGAAGGGAACATTGGGTGTTTGTGACCATATCGAGGAGTTCGAGGCTGATGTAGCTGAAATTTCGGATGATTTATTGAACCGGGCAAAGGAATTGGCTGCCAAAATACAATTGAGTCTGGCCATGTTCTCCGGGAAGATGGATCGTGCCCGGGTGATCTACGAGCAGGATTCCGGGGAGTTGGATGAGGATGAATTGTATCAATCCCGATATAACCGAAATATATTTTTTGAAGAAGTAATGGCTCCTTCGGCAATACTGGAGGTGGTTATTCTTTTGGATTTATCCGGTTCGATGTGTACGGGGGAGAAGATTCCCACGCAAATTGTGATCTCTTCCGCGTTGGCTTTGGCTTTCAACAAGTACCCGAACGCGGTGTATTATTCGATATACGGGCATCGCTGTGGGGATGAGGGCATCGAGATTATTCGTTTTCACGACCGGGGTGAAAAACTGCAACTGGGGAAATTGTTTTCTCAACAGGCGTTACATGCCAATGCCGACGGGTATGCCATGCTGTATTGTTTTGACAAGTTTAAGTCGGATGCCAAGAATAAATTGTTTTTCATGATTTCCGACGGGGCTCCTTCTGCCACGGGGTATGACGGGGAGGATGCCCGTGAACACGTGTGGGAAGTCGTGCGGGAAGGAAAGAAGAGGGGCATCGAGGTTTTGTCTGTGGGAATTGATAATTTTGAGCAGGCGGATATGTATGAAGAGTTTATTCCTTATTCCGGTCCGGAAATCACGACGAAGATCTCTCAATGGATACGTAAGAAGTTTATGTCGATAGCGGATGATCATTCATTTTAA
- a CDS encoding M3 family metallopeptidase — translation MKKSVILLLSVTALVTSCKDGAKQVNNPLMQKFETPFQTPPFDKIKPADYKPAFEEGMKQHKAEIEAIVNNPEEPTFENTIVALDRAGELLNQTSSIFFNLYEAMKNDEMQQLALEISPAVTAHGDEINMNPKLFARIKALYDKRETLGLDALALRTLELYYNDFVRGGANLNDADKAKMMQINGELAKLSLQYGDNLLKETNAFTLVVDNENDLAGLPETSIAAAAAEAKERGMEGKWVFTVQKPSMIPFLTYAQNRDLREKLYKGYYMRGNNDNANDNKVVLAKMVNLRTEKAKLLGFDTYAAYVVDVNMAKTPKAIYDFMGRVWEPALKVAKQELAEMQAIAAKEGMKSKLESWDWWYYAEKLRKQKYDLDESEMAPYLKLENVRDGMFAVANKLYGITMHKRTDIPLYHPQVETYEVKEADGTSLGILYLDYYTRASKSAGAWMTEFRHYTKVDGQEEMPLVSLVYNFSPAVGDAPVLLSWDDTETMFHEFGHALHGFFTRGDYQRIAGTIPHDMVELPSQVMENWASEPDVLKMYAKHYQTGETMPDALIQKIQESGHFNQGFATVEYVAAALLDMDWYSNTEVKDFDVNAFEKASMDKYGLIKEILPRYRSTYFSHIFDGGYSAGYYVYLWAEVLDADAFQAFKSSGDIYNKELAGKFRKYVLSEGGYADPMQQYIKFRGQEPSEDPLLHKRGLK, via the coding sequence ATGAAAAAGAGCGTTATATTACTTTTGAGTGTTACCGCGTTAGTAACGTCTTGTAAGGATGGTGCTAAGCAAGTGAACAATCCGTTGATGCAGAAGTTTGAAACCCCGTTTCAAACTCCTCCTTTTGATAAGATAAAACCGGCGGATTATAAGCCGGCTTTCGAGGAAGGCATGAAACAACACAAGGCAGAAATCGAGGCTATCGTGAATAATCCGGAAGAACCGACTTTCGAGAATACGATCGTAGCTCTTGATCGGGCCGGGGAGTTGCTGAATCAGACCTCATCGATATTCTTCAACCTGTATGAGGCGATGAAGAATGACGAAATGCAGCAGTTGGCCCTGGAAATCAGTCCTGCCGTAACAGCCCACGGGGATGAGATTAACATGAATCCTAAATTGTTTGCCCGGATCAAGGCTTTGTACGATAAGCGGGAGACTTTGGGATTGGATGCTCTGGCCTTGCGTACGTTGGAATTGTATTACAATGATTTCGTGCGTGGAGGTGCGAATCTGAATGATGCCGATAAGGCTAAGATGATGCAGATTAATGGTGAATTGGCTAAATTGAGTTTGCAGTACGGGGATAACCTGTTGAAAGAGACAAATGCTTTCACGCTGGTTGTTGATAACGAGAATGACTTGGCCGGACTTCCGGAAACTTCTATTGCTGCCGCTGCTGCCGAGGCTAAAGAGCGGGGGATGGAAGGTAAATGGGTTTTCACGGTTCAAAAACCAAGTATGATTCCTTTCCTGACGTATGCCCAAAATCGTGATTTGCGGGAGAAGTTGTACAAAGGATATTACATGCGCGGGAATAATGACAATGCTAACGATAATAAGGTCGTGTTAGCTAAAATGGTGAACTTGAGAACGGAAAAGGCTAAATTGCTGGGATTTGACACTTATGCCGCTTACGTGGTAGACGTGAATATGGCCAAAACTCCGAAGGCTATCTATGATTTCATGGGGCGTGTGTGGGAACCGGCATTGAAGGTTGCCAAACAGGAATTAGCTGAAATGCAGGCCATCGCTGCGAAAGAAGGAATGAAGTCTAAGTTGGAAAGTTGGGATTGGTGGTATTACGCGGAGAAGTTGCGGAAACAGAAGTATGATTTGGACGAATCCGAGATGGCTCCTTATCTGAAACTGGAAAACGTGCGGGATGGGATGTTTGCGGTTGCCAATAAATTGTATGGAATCACCATGCATAAGAGAACGGATATTCCGTTGTATCACCCGCAAGTGGAGACTTACGAGGTGAAAGAGGCTGATGGGACTTCTCTCGGTATTTTGTATTTGGATTATTACACGCGTGCCAGCAAGTCGGCAGGAGCATGGATGACCGAATTCCGTCATTACACGAAAGTGGACGGGCAGGAGGAGATGCCGTTAGTTTCTCTGGTTTACAATTTTTCTCCGGCCGTGGGGGATGCTCCCGTTTTGTTGAGTTGGGATGACACGGAAACGATGTTCCATGAGTTCGGACATGCCTTGCACGGATTCTTTACTCGTGGCGATTACCAGCGGATTGCGGGTACTATTCCTCACGATATGGTAGAGTTGCCTTCACAGGTGATGGAGAATTGGGCGAGTGAACCGGACGTGTTGAAAATGTATGCAAAACATTACCAGACTGGCGAAACGATGCCGGATGCGTTAATCCAGAAGATTCAGGAGAGCGGACATTTTAACCAGGGATTTGCGACGGTGGAATACGTGGCGGCTGCTTTGCTCGACATGGATTGGTACTCTAATACAGAAGTGAAGGATTTTGACGTGAACGCTTTCGAGAAAGCCTCGATGGATAAATACGGTTTGATCAAAGAGATATTACCTCGCTATCGCTCTACGTATTTCTCTCATATTTTTGATGGAGGTTACAGTGCGGGATATTACGTGTATCTCTGGGCCGAAGTGTTGGATGCGGACGCGTTCCAAGCATTCAAGTCTTCCGGGGATATTTATAATAAAGAGTTGGCTGGTAAGTTTAGAAAATATGTTCTGTCAGAAGGCGGATATGCAGATCCGATGCAGCAGTATATCAAATTCCGCGGTCAGGAGCCGTCGGAAGATCCTTTGTTGCATAAGAGAGGACTGAAGTAA
- a CDS encoding fimbrillin family protein produces MKQTFLMLAAISGALLTGCSNEEIASVDNLSQNAIGFHVVGNAAETRATPITPNNLTTTDFDVFAYTADGTAFMGKVDTEFAHDGVKIVYKGGKWDYDDPEEIHYWPTEALDFYAISPASLVGSDPAHHYVWNFNHDSQKIYYNCLDEYNPTVTDPNIHANHDVMYGIAKNQTKTANGKVKFTFRHILSQVVFKAKTELATMNVVISDIKIKNAKMSGYFTLPNTGIAPTSANWEVVGVGNIKLGTYAPTVVGNAAIEVNSNTNATDISSDHPLLTIPQTLTAWGVKDGTKTKENADDAGQSYLEISCKIQQSGVYLCGSANAYGTIYVPFGASWEPGKRYIYTLIFGGGYDAEGDEILKPIEFDAETTDWVDDPNNVIEL; encoded by the coding sequence ATGAAACAAACATTTTTAATGCTAGCAGCAATCTCTGGAGCATTGCTGACTGGTTGTTCAAACGAAGAAATCGCAAGCGTGGATAACCTTTCACAAAATGCAATTGGTTTTCACGTTGTAGGGAATGCTGCAGAAACTAGGGCGACGCCTATTACACCGAATAATTTGACGACGACGGATTTTGATGTGTTCGCATATACGGCAGATGGAACGGCCTTTATGGGAAAGGTTGATACTGAGTTTGCTCATGACGGTGTAAAAATTGTGTATAAAGGTGGCAAGTGGGATTATGATGATCCTGAAGAAATTCATTATTGGCCTACCGAGGCTTTGGATTTTTATGCTATTAGCCCTGCAAGTCTTGTAGGTAGCGATCCAGCACATCATTATGTATGGAATTTCAATCATGACAGTCAGAAAATTTATTATAATTGTTTGGATGAATATAATCCAACAGTTACAGACCCAAATATACATGCCAATCACGATGTTATGTATGGCATAGCCAAGAATCAGACGAAGACTGCGAATGGAAAAGTGAAATTTACGTTCAGGCATATCCTTTCACAAGTAGTTTTCAAGGCAAAAACGGAACTTGCTACAATGAATGTTGTCATAAGTGACATAAAGATTAAAAATGCCAAGATGAGCGGATATTTTACTTTGCCAAATACTGGCATAGCTCCGACATCTGCCAATTGGGAGGTAGTTGGTGTTGGAAATATTAAGCTGGGTACTTATGCTCCTACCGTAGTAGGAAATGCTGCAATCGAAGTGAACAGCAATACAAATGCAACGGATATTTCCAGCGATCATCCATTATTGACGATTCCGCAGACATTGACAGCATGGGGTGTTAAGGATGGTACGAAAACTAAAGAAAATGCTGATGATGCTGGGCAGTCTTATTTGGAGATTTCTTGTAAAATCCAGCAGTCGGGAGTTTATTTGTGTGGTTCAGCAAATGCATACGGAACAATTTATGTTCCATTCGGAGCTTCATGGGAACCGGGTAAACGTTATATCTATACGTTGATTTTTGGGGGCGGTTACGATGCTGAAGGGGATGAGATCTTGAAACCAATTGAGTTTGATGCGGAAACAACAGATTGGGTTGATGATCCTAACAATGTGATTGAGTTGTAA
- a CDS encoding C1 family peptidase has translation MIKHSFLCMVILLVSISTTVFAQKGGPRSGYNFTTIVDLKTTPVKNQQSVGTCWDYATLSFLESELLRKGKPVYDLAELYVAKNAYFEKGLRYVQFHGKTNFSEGGQAHDVIDMIKKYGIVPEEVYTGLQYGRDFHIHAEMVAALQGILDAVNKNPNRQITPVWTKGFMRYIEAYLGDTPQTFTYEGKEYTPQSFATSLDLNLSDYVELTSYQMYPFYEEVELTIPDNWMHARYYNLPIDELMEVMNNALKNGYSVCWDGDVSHNGFSHPSGLAILPTNNPEEMINAEIDKWTTLSAKDRERKMQSFESPVPEMKVDDNKRQFTFNNRQTTDDHLMHITGMLKDQNGTIYYKTKNSWGEDRNSFGGYLYMSEPFCRLQTVAIMVHKDAIPKAIRKKLGL, from the coding sequence ATGATAAAACATTCGTTCTTATGCATGGTCATCCTGCTTGTTTCCATCAGCACGACCGTGTTTGCACAAAAAGGCGGACCTCGTTCCGGCTACAACTTTACAACCATCGTTGACTTGAAAACGACCCCGGTAAAGAATCAACAAAGCGTGGGAACATGCTGGGACTACGCGACCCTCTCCTTCCTGGAATCCGAATTACTGCGCAAAGGCAAACCAGTCTATGACCTGGCAGAACTTTACGTGGCTAAAAACGCATACTTCGAGAAAGGATTACGTTACGTCCAATTCCACGGGAAGACAAACTTCAGCGAAGGCGGACAAGCTCACGACGTAATAGACATGATCAAAAAGTACGGTATTGTCCCGGAAGAAGTATATACCGGATTGCAATACGGACGGGACTTTCACATTCATGCAGAAATGGTGGCTGCTTTGCAAGGAATCCTTGACGCCGTGAACAAAAACCCGAACCGGCAAATTACTCCTGTGTGGACCAAAGGTTTCATGAGATACATCGAGGCTTACCTGGGTGACACCCCGCAAACATTCACTTACGAGGGCAAAGAGTACACCCCGCAAAGTTTTGCGACATCCCTGGATCTAAATTTGAGTGATTACGTGGAATTGACCTCTTACCAGATGTATCCTTTCTACGAAGAAGTGGAACTCACGATTCCCGACAACTGGATGCACGCCCGTTACTACAACCTGCCGATTGACGAACTCATGGAGGTAATGAACAATGCCTTGAAAAACGGATACTCCGTATGCTGGGATGGCGACGTAAGCCACAACGGTTTCAGCCACCCGAGCGGATTGGCCATTCTCCCGACAAACAACCCGGAAGAGATGATCAATGCCGAGATCGACAAGTGGACCACCCTTAGCGCAAAAGATCGGGAACGTAAAATGCAGTCCTTCGAATCTCCCGTGCCGGAAATGAAAGTGGATGACAACAAACGTCAATTCACTTTTAACAACCGCCAGACAACAGACGATCACCTGATGCACATCACCGGCATGCTAAAGGATCAAAACGGTACGATTTACTATAAGACCAAAAACTCATGGGGAGAAGACCGTAACTCCTTCGGTGGTTATCTTTATATGTCCGAACCCTTCTGCCGCTTGCAGACCGTGGCAATCATGGTGCACAAAGATGCGATTCCGAAAGCAATTCGCAAGAAATTAGGATTATAA
- a CDS encoding AAA family ATPase: MTNRVYVAGQATLFPFTPPKHSDSLCIPVQTWEFLCHTLYLKRYPFLLGPKGCGKSSIAKELADAMGMEYFAFDMGQAFKPKKMFVGGLIIGDDGKTKAVHSEFFKAFVSTKPTLIFLDELTRTPMVAANFLMTILDRQQSYIYDEDSGKRYNKGENVLFVAAGNVGFAYVSTQRLDTAFEDRFIKVRLNYLTTAEEAALIRARFPKVPRDVATQLAKVAEVLRLAEQKETLSVSLSTRQVLDAAAYIPLGYRLDEVIERVILTNYVITGEETVARSLIQTL, from the coding sequence ATGACAAATCGTGTGTATGTAGCTGGGCAGGCTACTCTTTTTCCTTTTACCCCGCCGAAACATTCGGATAGTTTGTGTATTCCCGTTCAGACGTGGGAATTTTTATGTCACACGCTCTATTTGAAGCGGTATCCTTTTTTGCTCGGCCCGAAAGGGTGTGGGAAGTCTTCTATTGCCAAGGAGTTGGCAGATGCCATGGGGATGGAGTATTTCGCTTTTGATATGGGACAGGCTTTTAAGCCGAAAAAGATGTTCGTGGGAGGATTGATTATCGGGGATGACGGGAAGACGAAAGCGGTGCATTCGGAGTTTTTCAAGGCTTTTGTGTCGACTAAGCCTACGTTAATATTTCTGGATGAGTTGACGCGTACACCGATGGTGGCCGCCAATTTCCTGATGACTATTTTGGATCGTCAACAATCGTATATTTATGACGAGGATTCCGGAAAACGCTATAATAAAGGCGAGAATGTGCTTTTCGTGGCAGCAGGTAACGTGGGATTCGCTTATGTTTCCACGCAGCGTTTGGATACGGCTTTTGAAGATCGGTTTATCAAAGTTCGGTTGAATTACTTGACCACGGCGGAAGAGGCTGCACTGATTCGGGCTCGTTTTCCGAAAGTGCCTCGCGATGTGGCTACTCAATTAGCGAAGGTGGCTGAGGTGTTACGTTTGGCCGAGCAAAAAGAAACGTTATCCGTTTCCCTTTCGACTCGTCAGGTGTTGGATGCGGCGGCTTATATTCCGTTAGGGTATCGGTTGGATGAGGTGATCGAGCGAGTGATCCTCACGAACTACGTGATTACGGGGGAAGAGACGGTAGCTCGTTCCTTAATACAAACTCTTTGA